A stretch of the Oenococcus sp. UCMA 16435 genome encodes the following:
- a CDS encoding helix-turn-helix domain-containing protein: MDTDYRAIGKHLQDARENHGLTLEDVSSSTKIQMRYLQAIETGQVDKLPGPFYVKAFIRQYANTVGLDPNTILDTSTKSNESAGSDFKSEQENSSNPDSLFFGEEDSKNTWNNDQTEKQQPSNEKLSKNSIRVGPDRIPRAGMNLSVPMSQRLIKKIPLFVAIVVLFLLAFGAWIVIGKVHTDSATQTKIDSSSTQIQSSKQSSSKKSSSSSSSSSSGSSDVEALSKPQFNSSTATMTFYDNKAHTIQVQASSASWTIFTVDSVTQFETTIPAGSYKDVTLSKDQKEATIHVGNPYNTKILFDSKNTNFMSGSSVQITNIIIKREKVSQ, from the coding sequence ATGGACACTGATTACCGAGCAATTGGAAAGCATCTACAGGACGCACGTGAAAACCACGGTTTAACTTTAGAAGATGTTTCTTCGTCTACTAAGATTCAAATGCGTTATCTACAGGCAATTGAAACTGGCCAAGTTGATAAACTTCCTGGTCCTTTTTATGTGAAGGCCTTTATTCGTCAATATGCCAATACCGTTGGTTTGGATCCGAATACCATTTTGGATACTTCGACAAAGTCTAATGAAAGTGCGGGTTCTGATTTTAAATCCGAGCAAGAAAATTCCAGTAATCCTGATTCACTTTTTTTCGGTGAGGAGGATTCGAAAAACACTTGGAATAATGATCAAACGGAGAAACAGCAACCAAGTAACGAAAAACTTTCGAAAAATTCTATTCGCGTTGGTCCTGATCGAATCCCTAGAGCAGGAATGAATTTATCTGTTCCAATGTCACAGCGTTTAATAAAAAAAATACCTTTGTTTGTTGCTATCGTTGTGCTGTTTCTTTTGGCTTTTGGTGCATGGATCGTTATTGGTAAGGTTCATACCGATTCTGCAACGCAGACAAAAATCGATTCTAGTTCAACGCAAATACAGAGCTCCAAGCAAAGTTCCAGCAAAAAATCTAGCAGCTCAAGCAGTTCGTCGTCTTCCGGCAGCTCTGATGTTGAAGCTTTATCGAAACCGCAATTTAACAGTAGTACGGCGACAATGACTTTTTATGATAACAAGGCCCATACTATTCAAGTTCAAGCAAGCAGCGCTTCTTGGACAATTTTCACAGTAGACAGTGTTACTCAATTTGAGACCACGATTCCCGCTGGTAGTTACAAGGATGTTACTTTAAGCAAAGATCAAAAGGAAGCCACGATTCATGTCGGCAATCCCTACAATACAAAGATTTTATTTGATAGCAAAAATACGAATTTTATGTCTGGCTCTTCAGTGCAAATCACGAATATAATTATCAAAAGGGAGAAGGTTTCACAATGA
- a CDS encoding ABC transporter ATP-binding protein, with translation MRNPAARMSGNGNGPRPMARVAEHPHNFWGTTVRLFEYLGRNRIGVIFSVLLAIGSVLLSVSAPKILGVATTIIYKGVVAGLKSGKYQISYQPIIKILIEVSIIYVLSAIMSFMQQVIMTRISQKTIFRLRSEFKAKMTHLPIKYYDQHQNGDIMSRVVNDMDNISGTLQQALIQIVTSGLTFLGVIFFMLTISWSLSLIAFITVPISIFVVRFIAPHAQKLFARQQAVLGIMNGQVEETFSGHEVIKTFDREIPVIDRFEKQSQKYYQAAWKAQFISVLIFPAMQFLNNLDYLMIAVFGSIQVANGQLPLGDIQAFLQYTNQFSQPITQIANLSNTIQSTIASAERIFEVLDAEEMTDDFKNLPKNIEKPKSLLSFDHVKFGYNDNLLIKDYSLEVNKGQMIAIVGPTGAGKTTIINLLERFYDVKDGSIRYKGFDTRSLTRQATRSHFAMVLQETWLFTGTIFDNIKYGNEQATEEQVISAAKEAYADGFIRQLSEGYQTILNESASNISQGQRQLLTIARAFLADPEILILDEATSSVDTRTEILIQRAMEKLQSSRTSFVVAHRLSTIQNADNIVVMNHGSIVETGTHEQLLDANGFYAGLYNSQFSNGAI, from the coding sequence ATGCGTAATCCAGCAGCAAGAATGAGCGGAAATGGCAACGGACCAAGGCCAATGGCAAGAGTTGCCGAGCACCCGCATAATTTTTGGGGCACGACAGTAAGATTGTTTGAATACCTTGGTCGAAACAGAATTGGTGTTATCTTTTCGGTTCTTCTTGCGATTGGTTCGGTTTTGTTGTCGGTTTCGGCACCAAAAATTTTAGGTGTTGCTACAACGATTATTTATAAGGGTGTTGTTGCCGGTTTGAAATCTGGTAAATATCAAATCTCTTATCAGCCGATTATAAAAATATTAATTGAAGTATCGATTATTTACGTCCTCTCCGCGATCATGAGTTTTATGCAACAAGTTATCATGACAAGAATTTCTCAAAAAACCATTTTTCGTTTGCGATCGGAATTCAAAGCAAAGATGACTCATTTGCCGATTAAATATTATGATCAACATCAAAATGGGGATATTATGAGCCGGGTTGTTAACGATATGGATAATATTTCCGGGACTCTTCAACAGGCACTGATTCAAATTGTTACTTCCGGGTTAACCTTCCTTGGCGTTATTTTCTTTATGCTGACAATTAGTTGGTCTCTGTCTTTGATCGCCTTTATTACTGTACCGATCAGTATTTTTGTTGTTCGTTTTATTGCTCCGCATGCCCAAAAGTTGTTTGCCAGACAGCAGGCTGTTTTGGGAATTATGAACGGTCAAGTTGAAGAAACTTTTTCCGGGCACGAAGTTATCAAAACCTTTGATCGCGAAATTCCGGTTATTGACCGATTTGAAAAGCAAAGCCAAAAATATTATCAAGCTGCTTGGAAGGCTCAGTTTATTTCGGTTTTAATTTTTCCGGCAATGCAATTTTTAAATAACTTGGATTATTTAATGATTGCTGTTTTCGGTTCAATTCAAGTTGCAAATGGCCAATTGCCGCTTGGCGATATCCAGGCTTTTCTGCAATACACCAATCAGTTTTCCCAACCGATTACTCAAATTGCTAATTTAAGCAATACGATTCAGTCAACGATCGCCAGTGCTGAAAGAATTTTTGAAGTTCTTGATGCTGAAGAAATGACTGATGATTTTAAAAATTTGCCAAAAAATATCGAGAAGCCCAAATCTTTGTTATCTTTCGATCACGTTAAGTTTGGTTATAACGATAATTTATTAATCAAAGATTATTCGCTTGAAGTTAATAAAGGTCAGATGATTGCAATTGTTGGGCCGACAGGAGCTGGAAAAACAACGATTATTAATTTGCTCGAACGTTTTTATGATGTAAAAGATGGTTCAATTAGATATAAGGGTTTTGACACCCGTTCTTTGACTCGACAGGCAACCCGTTCTCATTTTGCGATGGTTCTTCAAGAAACCTGGCTTTTTACTGGAACTATTTTTGACAATATTAAATATGGCAATGAACAGGCAACTGAAGAGCAGGTGATTTCGGCTGCTAAAGAAGCTTATGCTGATGGTTTTATCCGTCAATTATCCGAAGGATATCAAACGATTTTAAATGAATCGGCTTCTAACATTTCGCAAGGACAAAGGCAGTTGCTAACAATTGCCCGAGCTTTTCTTGCTGATCCGGAGATTTTGATTCTCGATGAGGCTACCAGTTCCGTCGACACCCGAACAGAAATTCTAATTCAAAGGGCAATGGAGAAACTGCAAAGTTCTAGAACAAGTTTTGTTGTTGCTCACCGGCTTTCGACTATTCAGAATGCTGATAATATTGTTGTTATGAATCATGGATCGATTGTTGAAACCGGAACGCATGAACAACTCTTGGATGCTAATGGTTTTTATGCCGGTTTGTATAATTCTCAATTTTCAAACGGAGCCATTTGA
- a CDS encoding ABC transporter ATP-binding protein — translation MFKLAYKNLNKFVVFLAIFCLFFQVATDLILPSITANIVNIGVVKHDISYIWKTGLVMLIVSFFGIAGAICNQLLAATSSQKLGVKLRSFMFHKVTKMADGDFEKLGQASLITRTTNDVVQMQNATYSMLRMMIRSPMMLIGASIMAYFKSPRLMLVFAAAMPVLALVVILVMTKSVPLFKKIQALTDQINLVFREGLTGVRVIRAFNQDEFEQNRFKKANINLTQNAINAYVITSLMSPAMTFIISASNIAIVWFGAHLIAGSLMPVGNLLSFITYATQMLFSFMQLSMIFVVVPRAQASAQRIQQVLDIKDTINDPIHPKKLDPISDLKFSHVDFTFSGSSKKILDNINFEIHSGQTLAIIGGTGSGKSSLINFVPRLFDVSGGNVLVNGDDVRDFSQSDLHERISFTSQKSFLFEGTIRSNLKYGNPEASDEDMNHALEIAQADSFIQEQGGLDAPVEQGGNNFSGGQIQRLSIARAVVKMADIYIFDDTFSALDFKTDSNLRRALSKDKNIKNAIKIIVAQRVSTVADADQILVLEDGKISGLGTHEELLKTNSIYKEIVDSQLHKNDILAKARGEVYA, via the coding sequence ATGTTCAAGTTAGCTTATAAAAATTTAAATAAATTTGTTGTTTTTCTAGCTATTTTTTGTTTGTTTTTTCAAGTGGCTACCGATCTTATTTTGCCCTCAATTACCGCTAACATCGTTAATATTGGAGTTGTCAAACACGATATTTCTTACATCTGGAAAACGGGTTTAGTCATGTTGATCGTTAGCTTTTTTGGAATTGCCGGAGCCATCTGTAATCAATTGTTAGCGGCCACTTCTTCGCAGAAATTAGGTGTCAAATTACGCAGTTTTATGTTTCACAAAGTGACTAAAATGGCCGATGGTGACTTTGAAAAGCTTGGTCAGGCATCTTTAATTACGAGGACAACCAATGATGTTGTTCAAATGCAGAATGCTACCTATTCAATGTTAAGGATGATGATTAGATCGCCAATGATGCTGATTGGCGCTAGTATTATGGCCTATTTTAAGAGTCCTCGTTTAATGCTTGTTTTTGCTGCGGCGATGCCGGTTTTGGCTCTGGTTGTTATTTTAGTTATGACTAAGTCGGTTCCACTTTTTAAAAAGATTCAAGCTTTGACTGACCAGATTAATTTGGTTTTTCGTGAAGGATTAACTGGGGTTCGGGTTATTCGTGCCTTTAATCAAGACGAATTCGAGCAGAACCGTTTTAAGAAGGCTAATATTAATCTCACGCAAAATGCGATTAACGCATATGTGATTACTAGTCTGATGAGTCCGGCAATGACTTTTATTATTAGTGCATCAAACATAGCAATTGTTTGGTTTGGTGCACATCTAATTGCCGGAAGTTTGATGCCGGTTGGTAATTTGTTGTCATTTATTACATATGCAACACAAATGCTTTTTTCCTTTATGCAGCTTTCGATGATTTTCGTTGTTGTTCCACGGGCTCAGGCTTCTGCACAAAGAATTCAACAAGTTCTTGATATCAAAGATACTATTAACGATCCTATTCATCCGAAAAAGCTTGATCCAATTAGTGATTTAAAGTTTTCTCATGTCGACTTCACTTTTTCCGGTTCGAGTAAAAAAATTTTAGATAATATTAATTTTGAGATTCATAGTGGCCAAACATTAGCAATTATTGGAGGAACCGGATCAGGTAAAAGTAGTCTTATTAACTTTGTTCCTCGATTATTTGACGTTTCCGGAGGCAATGTATTGGTTAATGGAGATGATGTTCGTGATTTTTCCCAAAGCGATCTGCACGAACGAATTTCTTTCACCAGCCAAAAGTCTTTTCTTTTCGAGGGCACTATACGAAGCAATTTAAAATATGGAAATCCTGAAGCCAGCGATGAAGACATGAACCATGCTTTAGAAATTGCTCAAGCAGATTCTTTTATTCAAGAACAAGGTGGATTAGATGCCCCAGTTGAACAGGGAGGAAATAATTTCTCTGGTGGTCAGATTCAACGCTTATCGATTGCTCGAGCGGTCGTTAAAATGGCTGATATATACATTTTTGATGATACTTTCTCTGCTTTGGATTTTAAGACAGATTCCAATTTGCGGCGGGCACTTTCCAAAGATAAAAATATAAAAAACGCAATCAAGATTATTGTTGCTCAACGTGTTTCAACGGTTGCCGATGCTGATCAGATTCTTGTTTTGGAAGATGGAAAGATTTCTGGTCTTGGCACGCATGAAGAATTATTGAAAACTAATTCAATTTATAAAGAAATTGTTGATTCTCAGCTTCATAAGAATGATATCTTGGCCAAGGCAAGAGGCGAAGTCTATGCGTAA
- a CDS encoding DUF4811 domain-containing protein yields the protein MIFILVATFALATFVSWMLIKTVFLRRLLGIVFSLLLFGSILLMILNMNEHFGMAKVVSTQKERIYSVAGNKLSTGILATTSNKKLGSDLTIYLYKNKENESKIKTAVPSSRSSLSMKEISGSKAYRVTKVTKWKYKNALSKLFFGFGNLDKVVSKKQIVFQIPDNEWLQLTKQQLSKLQKLIANPKKIKNERVLTLLATAQEAQEAGQDKKAARVQATAIRILLSISLTKADKDLTAKIESSSKSASKKESEALSSAALASQQAAESASESASISQSEAEQSSASASASAAAKSSSAASSSSSSSSSASSSSSNNSSSASSKQSSSSSSK from the coding sequence ATGATTTTTATATTAGTTGCTACATTTGCTCTGGCCACTTTTGTAAGTTGGATGTTGATTAAAACTGTTTTTTTGCGTCGTCTTTTGGGAATAGTGTTTAGTTTGCTTCTTTTCGGCAGTATTCTTTTAATGATTTTGAATATGAATGAACATTTTGGAATGGCAAAAGTTGTTAGCACGCAAAAGGAAAGGATCTACTCAGTTGCCGGTAATAAATTAAGTACAGGCATTTTGGCTACTACCAGTAATAAAAAGCTTGGTAGCGATTTAACAATTTATCTTTATAAAAACAAGGAAAACGAGAGCAAAATAAAAACAGCAGTTCCTTCATCGAGGAGTAGTTTATCAATGAAGGAAATTTCTGGTAGTAAGGCTTACCGGGTTACTAAAGTAACGAAATGGAAATACAAAAATGCTTTGTCGAAATTGTTCTTTGGTTTTGGCAACCTTGATAAAGTTGTTAGTAAAAAACAGATTGTTTTCCAGATCCCTGATAATGAATGGCTCCAACTAACCAAGCAGCAATTATCAAAACTGCAAAAATTGATTGCTAATCCGAAGAAGATTAAAAATGAGAGAGTATTAACGCTATTAGCAACTGCTCAAGAAGCTCAAGAAGCAGGGCAGGACAAAAAGGCAGCTAGAGTTCAGGCGACCGCTATTCGTATTTTGCTATCAATTTCTTTGACCAAAGCAGATAAAGATCTTACTGCAAAAATCGAATCTTCAAGTAAATCTGCATCTAAAAAAGAATCTGAAGCTTTGTCAAGTGCAGCACTTGCTTCCCAACAGGCTGCAGAATCAGCTTCGGAATCAGCCTCGATCTCTCAGTCGGAAGCTGAACAAAGTTCCGCGTCAGCCAGTGCATCGGCTGCTGCAAAGTCTTCATCGGCCGCCAGTTCATCTTCAAGTTCTTCAAGTTCGGCATCTTCTTCTAGCTCTAATAATTCATCTTCTGCTTCTTCAAAGCAGAGTAGCAGTTCCAGCAGCAAATAG
- the recA gene encoding recombinase RecA: protein MADGRKAALDAALKKIEKDFGKGSIMRLGENVHTQVDVISTGSLKLDIALGVGGYPKGRIIEVFGPESSGKTTVALHAVAEVQKQGGTAAYIDAENSLDAKYAQALGVNVDDLLLSQPDTGEQGLEIADDLVNSGAIDLLVIDSVAALVPRAEIEGEMGDSHVGLQARLMSQALRKLAGTLNRTGTIAIFINQIREKIGIMFGNPETTPGGRALKFYSTVRLEVRRAAQIKDGTNIVGNNTKIKVVKNKVAPPFKVAEVDIMYGKGISQTGELIDLAVDKDIVNKSGAWYAYKGEKIGQGRVNAISWLDGPEHKKEHDEIFTSVRDQYGIGEKKDSDEDPGGTKKTKAKSKDSASDPFDDPNYNPKSSDPGDDLSDDDIY, encoded by the coding sequence ATGGCTGATGGAAGAAAAGCTGCACTCGATGCAGCATTAAAAAAAATTGAAAAGGATTTTGGAAAAGGATCGATTATGCGTTTGGGCGAGAATGTCCATACACAGGTTGACGTTATTTCGACAGGGTCTTTGAAACTCGATATTGCCTTAGGAGTTGGCGGATATCCAAAGGGAAGGATTATCGAGGTGTTTGGACCTGAGTCTTCCGGTAAAACAACGGTTGCTTTGCACGCAGTTGCTGAAGTCCAAAAGCAGGGTGGCACAGCGGCTTATATTGATGCCGAAAATTCTCTGGATGCTAAATACGCGCAGGCGCTTGGTGTTAATGTTGATGATTTGTTACTCAGCCAACCGGACACTGGAGAACAAGGCCTGGAAATTGCTGATGATTTGGTTAATTCTGGAGCAATTGATCTGTTGGTTATCGATTCGGTTGCTGCTTTGGTTCCACGTGCCGAAATCGAAGGAGAAATGGGTGATTCTCATGTTGGCCTGCAGGCTCGCTTGATGAGCCAAGCACTTCGGAAACTTGCTGGTACGCTTAATAGAACCGGCACGATTGCGATTTTTATTAATCAAATTCGTGAAAAAATTGGAATTATGTTCGGAAATCCAGAGACGACCCCCGGTGGACGTGCTCTAAAATTTTATTCGACCGTTCGACTAGAAGTAAGGCGAGCTGCTCAAATTAAAGATGGCACTAATATCGTTGGAAATAATACCAAAATTAAGGTCGTTAAAAACAAAGTGGCTCCTCCCTTTAAAGTCGCCGAAGTTGATATCATGTACGGGAAAGGCATTAGCCAGACCGGAGAATTGATTGACCTTGCAGTTGATAAGGATATTGTCAATAAATCCGGTGCTTGGTATGCTTATAAAGGCGAAAAAATCGGTCAAGGTCGTGTTAATGCTATTTCTTGGTTAGACGGCCCGGAACACAAAAAAGAACATGACGAAATTTTCACTTCTGTTCGCGACCAATATGGAATTGGCGAAAAAAAGGATTCCGATGAAGATCCTGGAGGCACTAAGAAAACCAAAGCTAAAAGCAAGGATTCTGCTTCTGATCCTTTTGATGATCCAAACTATAATCCTAAATCAAGTGATCCTGGTGATGACTTATCCGATGATGATATTTATTAA
- a CDS encoding multidrug efflux MFS transporter, giving the protein MSAKSVDIHGKKYSRGLFMLAVLVATFAGMLMGTSLGTALPTLMNDFNIDLATAQEATTWFLLANGIMVPVSAYLSTKFSTKWLYIVAFALLLIGQYVSYSAPSSDWNWFLVGRIIQAIAVGITMPLMQVVIVYIFPAKDRGAAMGLGGLVIGMAPAIGPTLSGWILDRNHTILGLTLTDSWRSIFLLPMFVIALDLIMSLFLLHDVVPNQNIKLDIRSLVQSTVGFGLFLWGLTNVANSHYNGWFDIPHVIIPGLVGIFFIATFVLHQLEMKHPFLDVRVFKIKQFSVTTILISLAMMAMMGIEMMIPTYLQELRGLSPLSSGLTLFPGALLMGIMSLVAGAVYDRNGAKRLSRVGFMILSIATFPFLFVGLNTPKAFITIFYALRMFGIAMVLMPLTASAMSALPREKASDGTAANNTARQVASAIVVSLLSSVTQNIANTEGPAKALKSENVLEFSRKTLDATLSGFHASFAIALAFALLGFIISSFLHSGKIISNDPNLLDEKGDKQS; this is encoded by the coding sequence ATGTCGGCCAAATCAGTTGATATACACGGAAAAAAATATAGTCGCGGTCTATTTATGCTGGCTGTTTTAGTCGCAACTTTTGCTGGAATGTTAATGGGAACATCTTTAGGAACTGCTCTTCCGACATTGATGAATGATTTTAATATTGATCTAGCGACGGCTCAGGAGGCGACTACTTGGTTTTTGCTGGCAAACGGAATTATGGTTCCTGTTTCAGCTTATTTGTCAACCAAGTTTTCGACCAAATGGCTTTATATCGTCGCTTTTGCATTGCTCCTAATAGGTCAATATGTTTCTTATAGTGCCCCGAGCAGCGATTGGAATTGGTTCTTGGTTGGCCGAATTATTCAGGCAATTGCCGTTGGAATTACAATGCCTTTAATGCAGGTGGTTATAGTTTACATATTTCCAGCTAAGGATCGTGGAGCTGCCATGGGATTGGGTGGTTTGGTTATTGGAATGGCTCCAGCGATTGGGCCGACACTTTCGGGATGGATTTTAGATAGGAATCATACGATTCTCGGCCTGACTTTGACTGATTCTTGGCGTTCTATCTTCTTACTGCCAATGTTCGTAATTGCTTTGGATTTAATTATGAGTTTATTCTTGTTACACGATGTTGTCCCTAATCAGAATATTAAACTTGATATTCGTTCCCTGGTTCAATCAACAGTTGGTTTTGGCCTCTTTTTATGGGGACTGACCAATGTTGCTAATTCACACTATAATGGTTGGTTTGATATACCACACGTTATTATTCCGGGACTGGTTGGCATTTTCTTTATTGCAACTTTTGTTTTGCACCAATTAGAAATGAAACATCCCTTCTTGGACGTTCGTGTTTTCAAAATAAAGCAATTCTCTGTTACGACTATTCTGATTTCTCTAGCAATGATGGCAATGATGGGAATTGAGATGATGATTCCGACTTATTTGCAGGAACTTCGTGGTTTGTCGCCATTGTCTTCTGGCCTAACTTTGTTTCCAGGCGCACTTTTGATGGGAATTATGTCTCTAGTTGCCGGAGCTGTTTATGATCGAAATGGTGCAAAACGATTATCCAGAGTCGGTTTTATGATATTGTCGATTGCGACATTTCCTTTCCTATTTGTTGGTTTGAATACACCGAAGGCTTTTATAACTATTTTTTATGCTTTAAGAATGTTTGGAATTGCGATGGTCCTGATGCCACTCACTGCTTCAGCTATGTCGGCACTTCCAAGGGAAAAAGCTTCTGATGGGACTGCTGCTAATAACACTGCAAGGCAGGTCGCTTCTGCTATTGTGGTTTCGCTTCTTTCCTCTGTAACACAAAATATCGCTAACACGGAAGGTCCTGCTAAAGCTCTAAAGTCGGAAAATGTTTTGGAATTTAGTCGAAAAACACTTGATGCAACGCTGAGCGGTTTTCATGCCTCGTTTGCGATTGCCTTGGCTTTTGCGCTGCTTGGATTTATTATTTCCAGTTTCCTTCATTCGGGTAAGATTATCAGTAATGATCCGAACCTCCTTGATGAGAAAGGAGACAAGCAATCATGA
- a CDS encoding insulinase family protein: MKTENFQSYKQHVYSETLSDGLKITLIPKKGFRSVFAALFVNVGASDQRIVDENGETVTFPSGTAHFAEHKMFEKKAGDVSELFSTYGAFSNAYTSQSQTVYYFQGTDNIDQSIKLLLQFVQKPYYTQASVAKEQGIIGQEISMYQDMPDWVSSFGLMKNLYRKQPLGKDIAGNIQTIGQIDADLLYKFHRYFYQPNNLQLKITGNIDPKRILDLLKQTQNHLTRPKVNYSRVSLFDTKIPVEKKADQDMPIALPLLTAGIKGNKDIPDLDTAIDLSFSSDLILDIYFSDSSDWYLKNYNRGLLNDDFSAQAEVSRNYNFISFTGHSENKELLKQIYFQLKNVSYNQELEQEFQIQKRASLGELSMSLDQLENNVFTIADGFDNDVNIFQVIEKLQDLTYQKAVNLFKRYYDIDSFSTFCVNPVE, translated from the coding sequence ATGAAAACTGAAAATTTCCAATCATATAAGCAACACGTTTATTCAGAGACTCTAAGTGATGGCCTCAAAATAACTTTAATTCCAAAAAAAGGTTTTCGCTCCGTCTTTGCGGCTCTTTTTGTTAATGTTGGGGCTTCCGACCAACGAATTGTTGACGAGAACGGTGAAACAGTTACTTTTCCTTCCGGAACGGCACATTTTGCTGAGCATAAAATGTTTGAAAAGAAGGCCGGTGATGTTAGCGAGTTATTCAGTACTTATGGTGCTTTTTCCAATGCTTATACAAGTCAATCGCAGACCGTTTATTATTTTCAAGGGACTGACAATATTGATCAATCAATCAAACTTTTGTTGCAATTTGTTCAGAAACCTTACTATACCCAAGCTTCGGTTGCCAAAGAACAAGGAATTATTGGCCAGGAAATATCAATGTATCAAGATATGCCTGACTGGGTCTCATCTTTTGGCTTAATGAAAAATCTTTATCGGAAACAGCCTCTCGGAAAGGATATCGCTGGTAATATTCAAACGATTGGACAAATAGATGCTGATTTACTCTACAAATTTCATCGTTATTTTTATCAGCCAAACAACCTGCAATTGAAAATTACCGGTAATATCGATCCTAAACGAATCTTGGATTTGCTGAAACAGACCCAAAACCATCTGACGCGTCCTAAAGTCAATTATTCTCGTGTCAGTTTGTTTGATACTAAAATTCCGGTTGAAAAAAAAGCCGACCAAGATATGCCGATCGCTCTTCCTTTGCTAACGGCCGGTATTAAAGGCAATAAAGATATACCTGATCTCGACACGGCGATTGACCTATCTTTTTCAAGTGATTTGATTTTGGATATTTATTTCTCGGATTCTTCTGATTGGTATCTGAAAAATTACAATCGTGGCCTTTTGAATGATGATTTTTCCGCTCAGGCTGAAGTTAGTCGCAATTATAATTTTATTAGTTTTACCGGTCACTCCGAAAATAAAGAGTTGCTCAAGCAAATATATTTCCAGCTGAAAAATGTTTCCTATAATCAAGAACTTGAACAAGAATTTCAAATACAAAAGAGAGCCTCTTTGGGCGAGCTTTCAATGTCCTTGGACCAATTAGAGAATAACGTTTTTACAATTGCTGATGGTTTTGATAATGATGTAAATATATTTCAAGTAATTGAAAAATTACAAGATTTAACTTATCAGAAAGCCGTTAATTTGTTTAAAAGGTATTATGATATAGATTCATTTAGCACTTTTTGCGTGAATCCTGTTGAATAA
- a CDS encoding hemolysin III, protein MDSKKHSVKTFGIVEEIFNSITHGLGFAAAIIGIIFLFIRAVNTGYTSAIDLTALIIYSVCLIIFLLNSTLFHALIFTRSAWVFQHFDHLGIFLIILATYTPFCWIFIKNPIAIWIWIANLVLAIGGIVYDFIFIGRYRWISVLIYLAMGWLIVFLFPIVKDSIPITSLWMLFWGGISYSAGTFFYLNTKIWWNHVWWHLFVLLGTALMYSSIYLTM, encoded by the coding sequence ATGGATAGTAAAAAGCATAGTGTAAAGACTTTTGGTATTGTTGAGGAAATTTTTAATTCTATTACTCATGGACTAGGTTTTGCTGCAGCGATTATCGGAATTATTTTTCTTTTTATTCGAGCTGTAAACACGGGATATACTTCAGCGATTGATTTAACTGCATTAATTATCTATTCAGTCTGTCTGATCATCTTCCTTTTAAATTCGACTCTTTTTCATGCCTTAATTTTTACTAGATCTGCTTGGGTTTTTCAACATTTCGATCACTTGGGTATCTTTTTAATAATTTTAGCGACCTATACTCCTTTTTGTTGGATTTTTATTAAAAATCCAATTGCCATATGGATATGGATTGCTAATCTTGTTTTGGCAATTGGAGGGATTGTTTATGATTTTATTTTTATTGGCAGATATCGTTGGATCTCGGTTCTAATCTATCTGGCAATGGGCTGGCTGATTGTTTTTCTGTTTCCGATTGTCAAAGATAGTATTCCAATTACTTCACTCTGGATGTTGTTTTGGGGCGGGATTTCTTATTCGGCTGGAACTTTTTTTTATTTGAATACGAAAATTTGGTGGAACCATGTTTGGTGGCATTTATTTGTTCTTCTTGGCACGGCTTTAATGTACTCTTCAATTTATTTGACAATGTAA
- the pgsA gene encoding CDP-diacylglycerol--glycerol-3-phosphate 3-phosphatidyltransferase produces MNLPNKLTTFRIFLIPVFILILSLPLKWHSTFGHSTGWIVAAIIFAVASITDLLDGRIARSRNLVTNFGKFADPLADKLLVMTALIFLTQYGVVAAWVTSIIVIRELAITGLRTLIVENSGTVFAAQMPGKIKTFTQMFAIIFLYCSNFGSHFPIGQILIYLAVIFTIYSGIDYFVKNRSVFSDGM; encoded by the coding sequence ATGAATTTACCCAACAAATTAACTACTTTTCGGATCTTTTTGATTCCGGTTTTTATTTTAATTTTAAGTCTGCCACTCAAATGGCATTCAACTTTTGGACATTCGACGGGATGGATTGTCGCTGCAATAATTTTTGCGGTTGCTTCAATCACTGATTTACTTGACGGGCGAATTGCCAGAAGCCGTAATCTTGTCACTAATTTTGGTAAATTTGCTGATCCTTTGGCAGATAAACTGCTTGTGATGACAGCACTGATATTTTTAACTCAGTATGGTGTTGTTGCAGCTTGGGTTACTTCAATCATTGTGATACGTGAACTAGCAATTACCGGTCTTCGAACTTTGATCGTTGAAAACAGCGGTACGGTTTTCGCTGCGCAAATGCCTGGTAAAATTAAAACTTTTACTCAAATGTTTGCAATTATTTTCTTATATTGCAGTAATTTTGGAAGCCACTTTCCTATCGGACAAATTCTTATTTATTTAGCTGTTATTTTCACGATATATTCTGGAATTGATTATTTTGTTAAAAATCGTTCCGTTTTCTCTGATGGTATGTGA